AGTGGCATATCACATGCGGGGAGAATTGTACTTGAAATGTAAGACACACAGCCGCTCGATGTGCCATCAGGTCTGTCCCGCGGCTCTAGAATACGACGTGGACAGTTGCATTTCATCACAACCCGGCCAGCGGCTTGCGCGGGACGCTGCAAGGAATCAAGTACGGTTCCATGTCCtgtctcctcagcctcataCATCACGATCGGTGAGTACAATGTGCCAAAAccagcctctctcttttttccatcttctctcccGCAAACTGTGTCCTCAATTTGGGGGTGTATACGCATACCCGTGCTTTATGCTCTCATGAGTTAAGAGACATTTTCACCAACAGCATCCTGTGGCACAATTTCCATATGGAAATATCACCAGTAGGCCACCATGGCGTTGTGTGTGATGACATGGAAAGCCTCCCTGCTTACGAGCTGATGGCTTGGGAGCTACAAGTGGTTACCGCTTGTTTTCGCATTCAAAACACTCACCCCCCGTGTGTCTTCCGAACTGCTCGTTCCGAGTAGGATACGATATGATTGGCAACGTGATGTGTTTCCCCGCCCGGCAATGGCCCCCTACTCAAACTTTGACTCGAATGGGCGGTCTTGAAAAGCCTCCCTCATTTCATATGGTGGTATTGGTCTCATGAGTAGGCGGATGCGGATACAAAGTTGCACATCCAACCCATATTGCTGAACACGTGTGTTAGTTGGTATCCACCATGTGAAGCCGGCTTCGGGGGGGCCATCTTTCTCTGGAGGGCTGCGGGTAGGGCTGCCACTCTACTCTGTACCCTTGAATGGACTGAGTCTGGTAGGGCCATTTTGTGACCAAGATATTGAATGACAATGAATGAATTGACTGGTCACATTTACCCTCGCCAGCTTGGCCTGGCTCGTCGCAGCCAGACCAGGGGCTCTCATTGTCCACTATCCGAACAAATGCTTGCCAACCCACTCAGCTGAACGAGAAATGTTCCTTGGATCCATACTCTGGACACTTGCTTCTGATAGTGCGGACACTAGATCGACCGGAACCTCAGGGGTGAAAGAGGCGAATGTGGCAGTGGATTGGTGATTCTTCTCCCATTTGCCCATCTGCCTGCTTGTTTCAACTCCCCTGTCCAGGTCCAAGAACGCCCACAGGTAGAATACTCACTACGGAGTACCACCTTATGCATCTTATTGACTAGCACAAAGCACCATACAACATCGCAGCAGACGACCTCATCAACTCTGGTGTTATTTCTGTTTTAGTCAAATTCAAGGGCAAAATTTGCACGATGGTGAGTATAGACTCAGAGTATTTTCATCATTTGCAAATCCTGTCTCATATGATAGGCATCCGTGGAGTATTGGCCTGGCCAGCTGTGTCAAGCCACCTGCAGCCGCGGCTTATCAAGAACAAATTATTGTTTTGCATCTGAGactttggtttctttttcctcttatTTTCGGAGGGGCATTTTGCTATGGTGACCTTCTATTCGTCTTTGCGTCATGTATGTCTTCAGCCGTAACTAGTCGCCAAGGATAAAAATATCACACCCTCGCATGGCCACCAAGATTCTTTGCCGTTTCTATTCAGTCTCCTCCCCGTTTCTTATTTAGTAGCTATTTCCCCATCAATCGTTCCCGACCCAGCCGGCCAACCCCCTCAGTTTCAACTCAAGGCAATTTGTTGCAGTGAAAGAGGAAGGAGAGGAcgcgggagaagaagacgaagaagaagatataaaaagaagatgaagatgcagaaggACATAGCAGTTACTAACTCCAGTGAGGCGGTTCCATCGACTTACAACGCCTCCCCAGCGGGTTGTCTGATCCCCATCCCATTTCTGCCAATTATCGCCAACGATACGGTTGATATagacgatgaggagatggaagTCGACACAATAGGATTTGACAGGATCGCTCAATTCTACTTTTATGGCGTGTGTCGATCCGAGGAGTTCTTGAGCGCATTCCCCTTTTGTTTTAACCCCAAGCTTGCCTTTTTGAAACCTCAGCATGTTGTCACGGCCATCGAACTGGAACAGGTTGCTTTTCAACATTCTGTAAGAGGATTTTGTAGCTCACTGGTTAGTTCCCTTCTCACCATTCCCTCCTCTAAGCGGTTGTTGGAGATAGGTAGAGACAAGTGCTGCTCCTAAAGTAGAATACTGAAACAGTGAACAGGTCGAATATCGCGTCAGGTTTTCTTACAACCTTAGTTTCGGTCTATTCAACATCTGTGATATGACCGAGCGGAAAGACTGGTGGATGGTGACCAAAGTACGAGGGTGGAACATTGATGGCTGCCCTGAAGACGTCAGGAGACTCATGTTCGTCCACATCATCGCAACTTTGGGGTGCAGCCCTGTGGTGACCGACGAGGACATGGATTACCCCAAGAACtggttgaagatgctccATGGCGACGAAAGCTCTCCGAGCGAACTTGTTGGCCACCGGCCCGAGGGCCGGACAGTATGTATTCATTCGATAGCTGTCTGCCCTCGCCTCCAAGGCCTAGGCCTTGGCACTGCTACTTTGAAGTCGTACGTTCAGCGCCTGAATAGCTTAGGTCTTGCGGACCGTGTCGCTCTTATTTGTCGCCAATCTGAGACTAGGTTTTTCCAGAAATGTGGCTTTAGGAATATTGGTCGAAGTGATACCAAGACTCTCCCTGGCGAATTCTATAACATGGTCTGTTGCTCCTCTACCTCTATACGGTCTATACTTGCTCTGTATTCATTTCAAGAACTTATAATCTATGCGTACCCCGTACTAACTCGAAGCTGCAGGTTTTCGACCTACCCGGCCGGAAAGATTTCATTGATTGGACTCAAATCGAGAAGGATGCCCAACAGTACTGAGCTTTCCTAGTGTAACTGCATCCTTTCGTGGCGCAATATGgcatttcttttctttagcgtctcttttgtcttgggTGGGACTCTGCGGCATCTTTCTGGGATATGATAAAGGCATACTACGCCCTATGCTTATGACATGGTAATGGGTAATGACATGGCTTGGACTAGAGGCAAAATTCGGTCAACATTGACAAAGATATAGACCAAGGAAAAGGGGAGTATCGGGAAATCGAGAGCATAAATAAAGCTCATCAAAATTCAAgagaagcgaagaaaaatgaagaggaggcagcgaaaagagaagatgaggggAGGCGCAGAAGGTGGACGCTGTCTCTTGACAGATGCATTGTTGTAAGTGCCATTAAGCAATCAATCACTCTTTTATACGTTTGATGTGGTGTTGACTTTGGCTTATAGAAGAGAATTGATGATAGAACATTTATAGAGTAATATTCAGCAAAATCCAAGGAGAAAACTCATGAGCATCTAAAGGGAGGAATAACTAGAATGAAACTATAGAGaaagtattaatattaaaaattaaaataaaataactacCCCTAATATGGATACTGAATCCTACAAATTCTACAGACTAGCTAGCTACTACTGTGGTTTACGATGAAATATAAATGTAGTAGGAATATTATAATGAGgcatttccctttttcgcTCTTCtgttccttcttttctcaagATCTAACTGGGCAGCGAAGAATCGGATTTACTACTACGTAAGTGATGTTTGCCTGCCTACTTGCTCAACACCAATGAGCTAGGTAGCTTTAGTCAGTTGCCTTGTACTTGGCCCGGTACTCCTCCGTGTTCTTGATATCCTCGGGGGTAGCGAACCCCTTCATTCCATCGATAATGTCATCCAGGGTGaggatggcaaagatggggATGCCATACTCCTTCCTCAGCTCGCCAATGGCACTCGGGCCAGGCTTGGAgtcgtcgccgtcggcaGCAGGAAGCTTCTCCATGCGGTCCAGAGCAACGACAATACCGGCGACTATGCCGCCCTCCTTGGTGATCTTCTCAATGGCGTCTCGCTTGGCAGTGCCAGCGGTGATGACATCGTCGACGATAAGAActttcttgcccttgagagGAGCGCCGACAATGTTGCCGCCCTCGCCGTGgtccttggcctccttgcgGTCAAACGAGTACGAGATGCGGTCCAGGTTCTGGGGGGCCAGCTCGCCGAGCTTGATGCTAATGGCGGAGCACAGGGGGATGCCCTTGTAAGCGGGGCCAAAGACGATGTCAAAGTCGAGGCCGGATTCCTCCTGCGCCTGGATAATGGTCTTTGCAAAGGCAGAGGAGATTGCGCCGGCGAGGCGCGCAGTGTGGAACTCGCCCGCGTTGAAGAAGTAGGGCGATATTCTCTTGGACTTGAGCTCGAAGCTGCCAAACTTGAGGACGCCACCGTCAATGGCGGATTTCAAGAAGTCCTGCTTGTACGCAGGGAGCTGGGAAGTAGAAGAGGCCATCTTGTTGAAACGCACGTGAGGTGGGTATTacaagataaaaaagagCAACAAAAATACAAGAAGTGATGGTTTGTGACCTGGAGCTGTATAAGCTTTTGCCACTgaccaaaggaagaaatgaCACTCGTCAGGAAATGATTGATTTATTTACCTTGATTAGGAATTGTGACACGATGAGAAACAGCAGGCAAACAGAGAATTTAGTTATTTGCTCCTCTTGttgaaagaggaggaggaggaagaaaagaggaggaagatcTCAAAATGTTGGCGGGGCACgagataagagaaaaaaaagtttaccTGCTAGGGCGATCTATCGCAGTTCGCACTGTACATCACATCTAATATCTCAAGGTAAGAATAAACCCAAGACTGCCTCGTGCTGCCTAGATATGAGATATCAATGCGAATACGCTTTTATGAAGGCCAAAGATGGCTTAACAGTACTTCCTAATAATCTCTTTGTACATCGAGCGCTTGGATCAGGTAGAGTAAAGCTTGATTGCGAGGATTTAGTCACATAAGTCAACTCGATTATAATCTACTCAGGTAGAGTGGTAGCCAATGGGCCCACGTTCATCCTCTGTCCTACTTTGCATATTCTATTTATTACGAGGATCTTTAAGGCAATATAATTTTTGCCATGGCAAGAGAAGATTAACACCAAGTTAAGTATAGAGAAATTTGGCGAAGTAGATGAAGAAACGTAGAACTTGGTCACTTTTCTGGCTCGTTCTACTACTTGGCAGTTCACTGTCTCCGTCAATAATATGAGTACACAATTGGAATAAACCCTAGAAATATAGTGTTTTCAAATTACATGGCAAGCCTTAGATTAGTATCTAgtctatatatacatcaATTTGTGTATATACGCACTTGTCTTATGAGGACCATGTGAAAGCAGTTACGCCCTTTATTCAATGGACCATTCTCACGATCCTACACTGTGCTTCCTTCAGCTCTTCTCCCCACAACACAGCGGGGTCCCCAAAGCTATGTACCCTCGACTATAAATTTGTATGCAGCAATACCTTGTATCCATGTTGCCCCTCCAAAAGTGCCTGCGTGGCTTATCGATAAAACTTTTTCCGCAGAGGCTCCGCCCAcagcgaagaaaaaaaaattcaccGCCTAGCCTAGACCCGGCATTTCGCTAACCTCAAGAGTCCTCCCAATCTTTGGGGTatccagaaaaaaaaaaaaaagcgacGAGGACATCTCAAAGCTGTAGTCTTCACCACAAACAGCGTTCCTCGATCAAACATTGCCCACCATGAAGACCACGTGGAAGGACATTCCCCCGGTTCCTACTCAGCAGGAGTTCCTGGACATTGTGCTGAGCAGGACCCAGCGCAAACTGCCTACCCAGATCCGCGCCGGCTTCAAAATCAGCAGAATCCGAGGTATGTCGCATAACAACAGCCATTAGACATCGCCCAATACCATGTACGATGTGTGTATGTACGGTGAATGGTTCGCTTACACTCAATTAGCTTTCTACACTCGAAAGGTCAAGTTCACACAGGAGACCTTCTCCGACAAGTTCGCCTCCATCCTCGACAGCTTTCCTCGCCTTCAGGACATCCACCCGTTCCACAAGGATCTGCTCAACACCCTCTACGATGCGGACCACTTCAAGATTGCCCTTGGTCAGATGTCCACTGCCAAGCACTTGGTAGAGACCATCTCCCGAGACTACGTTCGTCTCTTGAAATACGCTCAGTCGCTCTACCAGtgcaagcagctcaagaggGCCGCCCTTGGTCGCATGGCCACGTTGGTCAAGCGATTGAAAGACCCTCTTCTGTATCTCGACCAGGTTCGCCAGCATCTTGGCCGTCTCCCCGCCATCGACCCCAACACTAGGACCCTGCTCATCTGCGGTTACCCCAATGTTGGCAAGTCCAGCTTCCTCCGAAGCATCACCCGCGCCGATGTGGATGTCCAGCCCTATGCTTTCACCACCAAGAGTCTGTTTGTCGGTCACTTTGATTACAAGTATCTGCGATTCCAGGCTATTGATACCCCTGGTATTCTGGACCACCctctggaggagatgaacaCTATTGAAATGCAGAGTATTACGGCCATTGCTCACTTGAGATCCGCCATCATGTACTTCATGGATCTGTCCGAGCAGTGTGGTTACTCAGTTCAGGCTCAGATTCAGCTTTTCCGAAGCATCAAAcccctcttctccaacaagCTCGttttcctcgtcgtcaacaAGATTGACATCACCCGGCCCGAAGATTTGTCGCCAGAGCTCCAGGCTGAACTGCAGACCATCCTCAAAGCTGGTGAGGTGGAGATGCTTCAGCTTTCTTGCAACACCCTAGAGGGTGTGCAGGAAGTCAAGAACGCTGCTTGTGAGCGTCTGCTTGCCGAGCGCGTCAaccagaagctcaaggccgGTACCACGAGCAGCGGAGCCATTGGAGGCCGTCTGGCCGAGGTCATGGCCCGTATCCACGTTGCCCAGCCTATGGGTGGCGTGGCTCCCGAGACTTTCATTCCCGAGGccgccaagaacaagaagaagtttgaaaAGGATGACCCTGACCGACCCAGGCTGGCCAAGGACATCGAGGTGGAGAACGGCGGTGCTGGTGTCTACAACGTTGACATGCGCGCCGACTGGATGCTCAAGAATCCCGAGTGGAAGTACGACAAGATGCCCGAAATCTTTGAAGGAAAGAATGTCTACGATTACGTTGATCCTGATATCGAAGCCAAGCTGGCCGCcttggaagaggaggaggagaggctcGAGCAGGAAGGATTCTACGAATCAGACGAAGACattgaggacgatgaggaggcCGAGATTATGCGCAAGGCTGAACTCATCcgagagaagcagcagctcatccgAAACGAGGCccgcatgaagaagagactcaAGAACCAGGCCATCATCCCCCGCAAGTTCGTCAAGAAGCCCCTCTCGGAGATGGAAGACGCCCTGGACACTCTGGGTGTGGACACCACCGAGATCGCCGAGCGAGCCCGCTCCACTGCCATCCGCACCCGTGGTCGCTCATTATCACGCCTTGGCACCGCGGACGCCGACTCCATGGACGTCGACACTCCCAAGACGGATCGCCAGCGTCTGCGCTCTCTGAGCAGACCCGCCAGCAGACACCCTGCCAACCGCAGAGACGAGGGTGTTGCGGACGTGGCCACAAGATCAAAGGCCGAGCGGATTGCCAAGCTCAACCAAAAGAGGATGAACAGAATGGCCCGACAGGGAGAGGCCGACAGACACACCTCTGCATCTCTGACAAAGCACTTGGTAAGTGACGAGCGCCACCAAATTCAACTtgtatttattaattattctaacctttctttttctacaACAGGTTGCCGGAAAGCGTGGTATTGGCAAGACCAATCGACGATAAGCTATTTGAAAATCTTTGGGAGGAGAGGCTATTTTCACACCCAACTTTCTTTCACATTATTGCTGGCATCTTTTTGTGTTCTTGTTTTTCGGTTTCTTGTGTTTAATTTCCAGTGTTTTGAACCTTTCGCACCGATACGAGGGGAAACACTTATTGCTCAGGAGTTGGGCGTTCTGGAAGGGTGTTTACAATCCAGAAAGAAAGTTGAGTGAGCGAGAGAAGGGCAGAGTGTGAAAGTTGAGAGACGAGCATATACAGACTTTTCATTTCATTGTTTCGCTTTTCATATAAAGGAAAGATATTCAGAAATGATGTTCCTTTCGAGGAAGGGGATCCTCAGGCAGTCAGTAGGAGTAGTAGCTAGCAACCGGTATTAGTCGCCTACGACAATGATTTCAtcatgatgagagagaggaagaggaaaaaatcAGATTATAATGGCTTTCGAATTTGAATTAAAAGTACAAATATACTGCTCCTTTGATAAAAGTCCCTATATGATGTGATGAGAAGCATCTTATATATGATAAGATTTCTCCCCGAagttctttgtttttctttccttctgTTTCTCGATACTTGTCCTTTGCCACCAGGTTGATGTACTaaaaaatgagaaaaaaaagtagattctttgctttttttttcatcattgaTTATGGACATTTACCGAACCAAgaaaacagaagaaaaacatGGTCGCTCTTCGCAAGTTTAGAAGGGGAGAAATATCAACTCCAAAGATCTCGATAGCATGATTTAACAGACAAAAAGATTTGCAACCACTAATTTCGCTTCTTACTCTTCCGCAACGGTGATGCCCTCCCTCAGACCTTCAAccttgagctcctcgccGGTGGCGCGGCGGTAGATGTCCTTGACGTCATCTGTCGTTGTCTCAAAGTGGCTGGTGGCGTCGTAGctcttggagatgaagatgttgtcCTTGGTGCCGTCCTCAAGAGGCTCATAGATGGGGATAGGAGGTCCCTGTTTTTGAAAGCAAGTCAGCATTCCGGAAAAACTTGGCCGAGGCGTAGGGTTGGTGGAGTAGTTGGGTCTCTGCCGCTGGGCAGAGGTGAAATAGCAACTTACCATGAACTGCTCCTCAATGGCTCCGAGGCGCTCAAGACCGGGCTGGAGCTCGAGGTGGTGGTTCGCAGCAGTCTCGGAGATGGTGGAGACAATGGCGATCCAGTAGCCCTTGGGGCAGACGTTGTGGGCAGATGAAACGCAGGCAATGTAGATGTCTGTACAGAAAATCGTCAGCACTGGCTTCCATTCAAAGGGGGTTGCTTTCAGAAGTCAATCCTCACCGTTCTTTCGGCCGACCTGGGACTGGGGAATGATGAGCTGAGCAGAGTCGCTGTCGTTGGTTCCAGCAAGAGGGTGCTTGAGGATGCAGATGGCCCTCAGGACATGGCCGACAaccttggccttgctgggGAAGTATGAGGGGTCACCAAGGATcagcttggccttggtctcaaacttcatctcctcgaCTCCGGTCATGGtggccttgatgccaacagcCTTGTCGCCATCGTACAGGACCTCGTcaatgttggtgttgagcatGTAAGTACCGCCGTAGATGGCAGACAGACGAGCAAAGCCCTGGGGGAGCTCGCCAAGACCGTACAGGGGGTAGATGTATGGGGACTTTCCATATCGAGCGACGGAGTTACCGTACAGGCGGATACGCTCAATGGCCTCAGGAGCCTGGCCAACGGCAGTGATGTAGTCGTCAGTGAGGTACAGGGCCATGGCGTGGCCAATGAAGTCCTTGGTGGCATCCTCGAGGCCGAACTTGTCATAGACATCCTTCATGGTGCAGGTGTTGAAGTCGAGGCCTATCAAGGTGGAAGAAATACAAGATTAGTCACCAATCGATCAATGACATCCCAAAACGGGAGATCTCGCATCAAGAAAAGGGGGGCGGCCAACCTTTGTGAGTAGCAGGGTCCTGGAGATCGAAAGTGCCAATCCACTCAATGAAGGACTTCATGCGGCGCTTCTCAAAGATGCCCATAAGAGGCGACTTGAGGGCCTCACCGGCATCTGAGGGGACCTTGGCAACGGTGGCCTTGGCAGAAGAGCCCTGTTGGACGTAGCTGCCGGCAACCTGCTTGAACTCCAGGTATCGGGTAACGTCGGTGGAGACGAGGATGTTGGTCAGCTCGCCGGATGACATGAGGAACTTGGGGACAAGGTCGATGTTCCAGTCATTGAGGCGGCCATACTTCTTCCAGGGCTCCTCGCCGTCCTTGAAGTTGCCGTACTTCTTGAAGAGCTATAGGCGGTGGCGTTAGACTGCGCTGTACAGatgcaaggcaaggcaaagtaTTGCGAATCGGGGGAATGGCAATTTACCGTCTCGATGTTTACGGAGGCAGCCTCTCTGTTGTAACAAATCGTAGTCAGTGATCCGTGCTCTCAATGGCGGTGATGCCACGTCGACGTAGCAGAAGCCAGGGGACAGAAGAAACATACCCTCCGTAGTGGTCATTGCGGTCAATGTGGAGGACCTTGCGGCCCTTGACACTCAGGACACTTAAGACAGATATGATGTCAGTACAGATGGCCGTGAATGCTGGGGTTTTAATCCATTATCGTCGTCCGCTTACCCAGAAAGGATACACTCGGTCAGGCCTGATACAAAAAGGGGGTCAAGTCAGCAAGGAACCAAGCTCATGGACAAAACAGCTAGCTAGCAGGCAACGAGAAGAGCTTGCTGGCAATGCCAGAGCCCATTCCGTGACGATGCGGATGCCCAGAGCTGAGGCTGGAAGCTCCAGgccagcaaaagcaagccaaggcagcaaacACATACCGGTGCCCAAGACGATGACATCGTACTCCTttgcaatctcctccatggTTGTGGGTATAATAGACGAGCTTGGTGATTAGCGTGTAAAGAGGAAGATTCGGTCCGACGAGATAGCCAGCAGGCAAGAAAGagcaggaagagaagaagaagaaaaagggttgtcggggagaggagaaagctTTTGAAGAGTTGCAAAGCTTTTGGTTCTAATACGGAGAGTCCAGCCTAGAGGGGTTGAAAGTGGCGGGGTTTTGGTTTGGCTTTGGTTTGGGAGCAAATCAATCGGTGAGGTGCGGAGACGAAGCGTCGAGCTGTTCTGGGCAAGGCGGCTCCACCGTTCAAATCATCAGCACGCTGGATTCCGACTAGGGGGGGAGGCAGAATTACAGTAGAATTAGCATTACTGTAATTTCTATTCTTATTTCTCTGCCGTCCTTTGtcttcattttcctttttttcatgcTAATCACAATGActgagcagctgcttcattCGTTACTCGAAATGACGCACCGCTCGCCAAGTTGGTCATTCATTATATTACGAGCTGCCCGTTGAAATCACAATCACAGTACAGTCGTCTGTTCCCTCTGGAAATTGCCCCGCCGTCGTAATACCTACCGTCTCCAAATCTCCAGCTCCCCTGATCTGATCCAAATGCTACTACCGGATGATTACcccgtacgagtacgactAGCAGCATGTCtcacaagagcagcagcagtgccgGATCTTGCATCCAACAGGCACGGCGGGATGCAATTGGTCAAGTGACAACGGAAAAGATGGTGAGAATAGTATGGAGTTATtatcaaaagaagagagagaagaaataaaagagagagagagagaattaAAGCTCCAACGTCCTGTCTCCGTTTCATAAGGCGGTGTCtccctctcactctctcactctctcgctcttctcccaTATCCATTCATCCCCTGGGGCCCATCCAAAGAGTAGACCAGCTCTCCACAATTCGTACCAAGCTAACAGCTGGCCATCTCCGAGTACATCCATTCACCGCTGCTCCGGCCTATGCCGCATAGGTAGTATCTCCAGATACTCAGTTAGCGCAGGATCGTGCTCGTATGTACCACTACATTACTCCAAGTCTAACCAGCTCATCAATAAAACGGTCACGGAACCCCCAAAAACCCCTGCTCAACGGCTGAATGAAACGGTCACGCACAGAGTAGCATCAGTACCAGCGCTGCAAAAAGCCAAAATGAAGAACGGGGTTAGCGAAAGtattgaaaaaaagaagaaaggggagAAAATAGGGGGGGCCTTCTAATGAGGCGAGCCTCGTCTCATTTCGTCTCTTTTCCGCCGCAACGCCCGAATAACCTGGCCGGgctgaaaatgaaaaatggaaaatgaaATTGATTCGACTCTAGCCTCGTTGCGTTCATCAAAGTCATCCCGATAATCGGTATACGAGTATTATATCGTACCGGTAGTAATATACATGCCAATTGCTTCGTCGGATATAGGTACACAGATTCCCCATACTTAGTACTACACGCGGCCGGGCCAGAATACCTCGCCGTGATATCATGCTGGCCGTCATCGAACCGCCCCCCTTGACCTCGCtgacctttttctttccttttttcttattctaAGATTGACCTCGGTATTCTCTTCGTTAGTTTTGATCGTCCATCTCCTAGCCTCGCCTGGCTTCTACCTGGTAGGCTCCTTCAACTCCttgtctgcttcttccacagcaGGAACATCATCGTATCCCTCTTCATATGCAGACGGTGTGTACACCTGaccctctcctccctccaaGTTGATCTCGGGGTCTGACCTGGCAACCTCGACGGCATCCTGCCAAGTATAGAATCGCTCCGTAAGAGCATGTTTGATcgccctcatcgtcttcgtaACCTGTCACACGACACCCATTAGTATAAACAAAATCATAAATCCCAAGCTCACAAGGCCAGCGGCTCACCTCCTCATCCCGTGAATCAATCTCCCGCTCTCCAAATCCAAGCTTCCCCCTCAACAGCTCTGCCCTCGCCGTAGCAAGCATGTTCCTCTCCTTGCAGCACTTCCACCACAGAGCATGTAAATCTTCC
This genomic stretch from Trichoderma breve strain T069 chromosome 1, whole genome shotgun sequence harbors:
- a CDS encoding acetyltransferase (GNAT) family domain-containing protein, which translates into the protein MKMQKDIAVTNSSEAVPSTYNASPAGCLIPIPFLPIIANDTVDIDDEEMEVDTIGFDRIAQFYFYGVCRSEEFLSAFPFCFNPKLAFLKPQHVVTAIELEQVAFQHSVRGFCSSLVEYRVRFSYNLSFGLFNICDMTERKDWWMVTKVRGWNIDGCPEDVRRLMFVHIIATLGCSPVVTDEDMDYPKNWLKMLHGDESSPSELVGHRPEGRTVCIHSIAVCPRLQGLGLGTATLKSYVQRLNSLGLADRVALICRQSETRFFQKCGFRNIGRSDTKTLPGEFYNMVFDLPGRKDFIDWTQIEKDAQQY
- a CDS encoding phosphoribosyl transferase domain-containing protein, which translates into the protein MASSTSQLPAYKQDFLKSAIDGGVLKFGSFELKSKRISPYFFNAGEFHTARLAGAISSAFAKTIIQAQEESGLDFDIVFGPAYKGIPLCSAISIKLGELAPQNLDRISYSFDRKEAKDHGEGGNIVGAPLKGKKVLIVDDVITAGTAKRDAIEKITKEGGIVAGIVVALDRMEKLPAADGDDSKPGPSAIGELRKEYGIPIFAILTLDDIIDGMKGFATPEDIKNTEEYRAKYKATD
- a CDS encoding GDP dissociation inhibitor domain-containing protein, giving the protein MEEIAKEYDVIVLGTGLTECILSGVLSVKGRKVLHIDRNDHYGGEAASVNIETLFKKYGNFKDGEEPWKKYGRLNDWNIDLVPKFLMSSGELTNILVSTDVTRYLEFKQVAGSYVQQGSSAKATVAKVPSDAGEALKSPLMGIFEKRRMKSFIEWIGTFDLQDPATHKGLDFNTCTMKDVYDKFGLEDATKDFIGHAMALYLTDDYITAVGQAPEAIERIRLYGNSVARYGKSPYIYPLYGLGELPQGFARLSAIYGGTYMLNTNIDEVLYDGDKAVGIKATMTGVEEMKFETKAKLILGDPSYFPSKAKVVGHVLRAICILKHPLAGTNDSDSAQLIIPQSQVGRKNDIYIACVSSAHNVCPKGYWIAIVSTISETAANHHLELQPGLERLGAIEEQFMGPPIPIYEPLEDGTKDNIFISKSYDATSHFETTTDDVKDIYRRATGEELKVEGLREGITVAEE